The sequence CGAGAACGGCAGATTGTGCAATTACTGGCGGAGGGGAAGAGTTCCAAGGAGGTTGCGGTCACGCTCGACCTCAGCGTAAAGACCGCTGAAACTCACCGTTCCAACATCATGCGGAAATTGCAGCTGCACTCGGTCAGCGAGCTGGTGCTTTACGCCATCCGGAACAATATCGTTCACGTGTCCCCGCCCCTGGATCTGAGCGGAGACGGCAGCCAAGGAAAAAGCGCTGCGGTCAGCAAGGAGTAAGAAGGAATAAAGCTGTAGGTTGGGTTGAGGCAAGGGGCCGCATTCAGCGGCCCCGGACCGAATGCAAGTAGTGTCAATTACGCTGCCGGTTCAGAGGGCCAGCTTTAACAACCCCACTTTGTTCTTGATGATCTTCTGATCGGTGCTCATGACATCTCCTCTCTTGCGCCGCTCGGCGCAGTCTATCGGAAATGTCAGATCAAGTCGTGGTTAGGACACCTCATTCAGGGTTTGTTCGAGCAGGCTCGCGGCCTCCGATTCTCCCATCAAGCTGGCGAATGTACGCACACAACCATAACCCGCGATCTCATAGTGTTCGACGCGTTGAGCGGAAGCGATGATGGCTGCATCGCGAACATTGGGCGAAGAGTAGCGCTTCATCTCCTTGCTGCCCTCCTCAATCAGGCCTTCCATTCCGTCGCATTTCTTTCGATTTGGACTTCTCGCCCATTTTTTCGAAGATCTGCTCCAGGCGTTCCACTTGCTGCTTGGTAATCTGTAAGTGTTCTTCCAATGCACTGCGCAGTTCATCGGAAGAGGCTGCATCGGCAAGTTTAGGCAGGGCTTTGACCAGCTGTTTTTCCGCGTCATAAAGATCGCGCAGTTGGTCGACGTAAAGTTCACGTAAAGAACCTGATTTCACCGTAGTTCTCCTATGCTTTTGTGGTCTTATCTGAAGCTCGAAATCTGCTTAGCAGCATTCATCCAATGTGTTTGCTCGAGGTTTGTGGAAAGGGCGGGAGGCAGGAGCCGGCTCCTCAAGAGAGCCAGCACCTGCCCGGGTGGTGGGTATCTGAAGGCAACTTGTGGTTGCGCAAGGATAGGAGTCGTACGAAGAGCCGCACAATCCCGCTAAGCCTGTACCTAATCTGGATAATCTCTGTAGCGCATGTTGCTTACAGCCGCCGCGCAAGTCCGCCAAATTCTTGCCGCCAGATTTGTTGTTTGTACGCCCCATGATCAATCTTGCCGTCGCCAGATGAATATCGCTCGTACTCGGAAAACGATCTCCATACACTTTTTTCACCATAGTCATCCCTCGCATGCGAGCCAATCCAGATAGGCGTGTAGCGTGAAGACGGAATTACTGTAGGCTCACTCTCTGTGTTTGGCGTGGTTACCATTGCACCTAGGGCTTACCCGCTGCGAAACGGGTGATGTCAAATTAGGCGCGAAGAGCCGGACACATTTTTTGCACATCTTTTTTCGTTCGTGCGAGTTAGAAGCCTGACCTCCCCTACTCCGGTACAGCAACTCCTGAAATGAACTACGGGCTGCACCTTATGGACGATGCTCGCCTCCTTACTTACGCTCATCGGTGCCAAACGTACCGCAGCTTCAATTGGTGCGCGAATCGCAAGGCGCGTTGAAAGGAGATGCCAGTGAGCACGTTAGAAGTCAATGCGACCCCGATGACCGACGACGGAAGTGCCGCCACTCAATTCGAATCGGATATCCAGCTTGTGCAAAGAGCTCAAAAGGGAGATGCGGACGCTTTTGCTACGCTCTTTCACCTTCACAAATCCCGGGTCTATTCGTTGTGCTTGCGCATGACGCACAACACCGCGGAGGCCGAGGATCTTGCCCAGGATGCTTTCATGCAGGTTTTCCGGAAGCTATCCACATTCCGCGGTGATTCCGCACTTTCTACGTGGCTTTATCGCGTGGCGGTCAATACCGTGCTCATGCACTTCCGGAAAAAAGGATTGCGGCAGGTTTCGCTTGACGAATCTTCCAATCAGGAGGCGCCACAGGTCGCGCGTGAGTACGGAACTCAGGACAAACGGCTGAGTTCGTGCGTGGATCGTTTAGCCCTGGCACGCGCTATCCAGAAACTGCCGGCCGGTTACCGCACCATATTTCTCTTACACGAGATTCACGGATACGAGCACCAGGAAATCGCTCGCATCCTCAAGTGCTCGGTTGGAAACTCTAAGTCTCAATTGCACAAGGCAAAGCTTCGCATGCGCGAACTGCTCGGAGGGTCCAGGGAAACCGAAAGCAGCAGGAAGCCCCGGATCGGTAGAAGAATTCGGCCTATCACCGAGCGGGCTCTGGCGGCGTCTCTCGCGCGCCTGCGGTCCGCCGGCAAGTGGCCCTTCAAAGAGAAAGAGAAGGATGCCAATGACTCGCCTCTGTTCGCGCTCGACGCCGCCACATCGCGATTAGCAGAGAGCCGATTGTAGGCTCTGTATGTGTAGATCTGGACTACGACCTGGGGCTTGATGTGGATCTAGCTGCCATCCTTATCAGCGGCGCGCCATTGGTGTCAGGAGCCGATACCACAGGATACGCACGCGACGCTTTGGCATCAGGCGCTGTTTGCTATGCGCAATGTGATGTGCTGGGCCGGAGCGTTCTCATGAGGACAGAGGAACGGCTGCGGCAGTCCCGAGTTAATTCCATTTCCCTTGTCGCGGCCACTGGAGAAGACTTCCCCGTACATGCGCGGACCATCCGGGAAGTGTTCGAAAGTCCCACTACGGAAGCATGGAAGCCACAGCTATTGGAGTATGTTCGGGGCGGCATCGAGTTTGTAGTTCTATTCCTCGTGAATGCGTATGTCGAATTTGACTTACAGGAATGGCTCGAGTTCCGCCGCGAACGGCAGAGCGCCGTAACCGGAGTCTGCGATCAACATGGCGGACTGCCAATGGTCCTGCTGGACGCACGGCAGACTAGAGAAAAAGCGATTTCTTCCAAATTTTCCAATTCGCCTGAACTCTTCCCGGTCACCGGCTACGTCAAACGTTTGGCGAATGCCTGCGCCCTCCGGGAATTGGCACGTGATGCTCTGCAAGGACGCTGCGAACTTCAGCCTCAAGGAGACGAGGTTAGGGAAGGAATCTGGATCGCGCGGGGAGCCCGTATCGACCCTCGGGCTCGGCTCCTGTCCCCCGCGTACGTGGGCTCCAACACAAAATTGCGAGCCGACGTCTTGCTCACGCGCTCGGCTGCTGTGGAACGAAATTGCGAAATCGATTTCGGTACTTCGATCGAAGATGCCAGTGTGCTTCCTGGGACCTATCTCGGCGTAGGGTTAAGCGTGGCCCATGCCGTGGTGGCAGGAAGGCTCTTTATGCAAGTTGATCGTCAATTGGAAATGCAAATCGATGACCCGGCGTTGCTGGATATTGCCCGGCAGCCGCTTTCCACCCGGATGATGAATACAGCAAGGTCTTTCTGGCGGCGTTCCCCGCAGATTTCATCGGCTCGGTCAACCAGAAGTTGAAGAATCGCATCTTTAGAATGCGCTCGAGCGTCATCGCGGGTAGCTGTCACGAATCGAACCTGGGGGGAATATGAGGGCTCGCACTGCAGTTGTGGTTACGCCCATGCCGGAAGTACTCAATCTGAAGCAAGCTCAGATCCTCATGCGGGAGATTCTTCCCTTCTTAAAGGCTGATCGGCCTCGGCTGATATTTGATTTCACGCACGTCCGCCAGATTGATACCGCTGGGTTGGATATGCTCCTGCGGTGTTTGAAAACAGTCATGAAGCGGGATGGGGACCTGAAACTGGCATCTCTGTCGCCGCAAGCGGAAGTGGTGCTTGAGCTGACTCGTGTCGATCGACTCTTTGAGACCTTTCCTACTACCACCGACGCAGTACGGAGCTTCGGCTGCTCTGAGCCAGAATACGAGACCACATCGGGATTAGCAGAAGGAACCTTGTGCGGGGAGTCAATGCAGGCTGAAAAGTTACCAGCCGAAAACCTGGTTCCGCAGTTGAGGGTTTCATGAATATCCAGCATTCAGTCATGCGCTCACTGGCATTCGGTTTGATACTGATTTTGGCCGCCCCGTCTATAGCTGCAGCCGACCAGCAAATGGCCACCGACAACCAGAGCCAAGCCGCCGCGGGTCAGTCATCTACTGCTCAGCCACAGGGGGAAGGAACCTACTCCTCAAGTCAAAGTCAAAAGCCAGCGTCGGAGAACCTGCCTGATAGCCCCAGCGCTGCCAGTCCGGCAAGCAACAGTCAAAACCAGCCGGCTACGCAGTCAGAGAGGGAACAAACACCTATGGGCACAGCCGCCGCCGAAGGCCTGGGCATGAAGGGTAACGCGGGATCGCGACCGGCGGGAAACGCTATCGCCCCGGCCAAACAGCGTCAAACCCGTTCCTTTTGGATTAAGGTTGGAGCTGTTGCAGCGGGCGGAGTTGCGCTAGGTACGGTCATGGCCCTTTCCAAAGGAACGTCCAGCAAACCCCCGGGTGCTCGTTAACCGGGGGTTAAACAGACGCGAATGTGCAGCCTAGGCGCATCGTGGCATCCTCTCAGCTCTCTTTACAGACGAGGAGTTCCAGTGAAGAAGGCTCCGCACTCTGCGAATCAACACGACGGCTGGCGAAGGCTGATGCTCCTCAGCTTCTCTGGGATTGACGGCGCGGGGAAGACTACGCAGATTCAGCAACTTCATTCCCGCTTGTCGCAGGCAGGATTTCGGATTTGCAAACTGAGCTTCTGGGATGATGTGGCAGTGCTGTCACGCTTCCGCGAGGGCATCACTCATCGACTCTTTGGCAGCGAAAAAGGAGTGGGCGCTCCTGGGCTGCCTGTCGAGCGCAGAGACAAGAACCTCAGGGCATGGTATTTGACGCTCAGCCGCCACTGGCTGTACCTCCTCGATGCTCTACACCTGTGCTGGATCGTTCGTCGCTTGCAGGCAGCGGACATTGACGTCCTGATATTTGATCGCTACATCTACGATGAACTCGCCAATCTCCCCCTTCGCAGCCACGTGGCACGGCTGTACCTGCAATTCGTGAACCGCATTGTGCCCGCTCCCGATGTAGCTTACCTTTTGGACGTTGAACCTTCCCTTGCGCAGCAGCGGAAACCAGAATATCCGGTGAAGTTCTTGTGCGAAAACCGGCAATGCTTTCTCGAAATGGCTCTATCGCTGGAGAATATGAAGGTAATTCGCGCATCGGGAGTCGATGAAGCGCAAGACCAGATCATGCAGATGCTTACCGATTCCGATTTAAGACGTCAGGAGCTGTGTTCCCAGTCAACCTTGCGCCCGTAAACAGGAGTCCGCCACTGCTCGTTTCCCTTATCTCATTGTGTTGAGCCAACATCCAGAGCATCTTTCCCATCGAAGATTCGGACACCAGGGTTACAGGATGAGAATCTGCCTAGTCAGCACATTTCCGCCGAGCCGCGGCGGGCTGAACGAGTACGGTTTCCACATCGCTCACGAACTACAACAGAATCCACTGCTCAGCGTCACGATTCTCGCTGACCAATTACCTGCGCCTCAACCGGAACTGGATGGATTCTCCGTGATCCGCTGCTGGTCTTTCGACGACCCGCTCAGCCCTGTAAAATTGCTACGCAGCATCCGCGAGGTCAATCCGGACGTCGTCTGGTTCAATCTTCTGTTTACAACTTTTGGTCACAACCCTCTGGCGGCATTCCTCGGGTTGATCACACCCGCGCTTGCGCGCATGGCCGGTTATTGGACCCATATCACTCTCCACCACCTTATGGACACCATCGATCTGGCTGACGCCGGCGTGCGCTTTCCTCGGATTTATCGATTGGGGGGCGCAGTTGTGACCCAAATGTTGCTGGCGGCAAATTCCGTTTCCGTCTTGATGCCTGCCTATCGTCGGCTGCTGCGGACAAGATACGGAGGCTCGCATACTAAACTTCGCGCTCACGGAATCTTATGCCCCATTCCGGAGTTCCCGGACTATTCTCAACGGGGCAATCCAATTCATCGTGTCCTGGCATTCGGAAAATGGGGTACCTACAAGCGTGTCGAACATCTCATCGAGGCGTTCCGATTATTGAAAACAATGGTGCCCAACGTGAAGCTGATCATCGCGGGCGGCGATCATCCGCGAACCCCCGGATACATAGCTTCCGTGGCGCAGCAATTTCAAGATGATCCCACGGTGGAGTTCACTGGGTACGTTTCCGAGGAAGATATCCCCAGTCTGTACAAACAATCGACGGTGCTGGTGCTTCCCTACTCCTCATCAGCCGGAGCGAGCGGCGTGGCTCACCTGGCGAGCGCTTACGGAGTTCCCATCATTTCTGCCGATCTGAGGGACTTCCGCGAGATGTCGGAGGAAGAGGGAATGGCTATCGAATTCTATGAGCTGGGAAATTCACACGATCTGGCAAATCGGTTGGCCACGTTGATCCAGTCTCCAGAAATGCAACGCCGAATGGCAATGCAGAACTTCCGCGTGGCGCTGCACATGACCATGCCACAAGTGATTTTCAGCTACCTGCATTCCTTCCAGGTCGAACAAGAAATGAAGAATCAAGAATCGCTGGTGAGGCTCAGGCGTCTCCCGCGATGGTTTCCAGCCCGGGCTTGGATTGGCAGGACCATCGCCAAACGCGGTCTAATTGCTCGTGCCAGCTCGCCACAACTGCTACGAGCCGGCAGAAGCCTCGCCTTAATGGATGGTGAGCATGGTGGTAGTCGACCCTTGGATCTGGCCGGAGTTCCCGCTAATGGTAACGGTGTAATTGGCCGTATCACTTTGAATGATGGTGCTCTGCTGAGCACTCTGGCCCCCGCAGGAGCCGAGCAGGAACCCCAATAACAGAACCAATCCCGAGGCAGCCACCTTAGGCGCACAGTTTCTTTTACCATCCCCTGCTAGTACCAGTCCGGACGCGCTCAGGAGAAAACTCGTGTACAGGGGCAGCGAACGCTGTCGGTTCGAGTTCGGCCCGCCGGTTCGCGAGTTCCAGGCTGTCATGCTCGCAGTGGAAATCGTCAGTGTGGCAGCGCCCTTGTCGTTGCCTGGAGTGACCGCCTGGGGAGAAAACGCGCACGATGCTCCTTGTGGCAAACCGGAGCATGACAGCGATACTGGATCATTAAACGGTAGCACCTTTGGACTTACGGTAATGGTGACGCTTGCCGATTGTCCGCGCGCAACAGAGATGGCTCCGGCCGACACAGTCATATCCAAACCCTGCGCGACCGGAGCTGCCACTGAAGTCGTTCCACTACCTGTTCCGGTCGTCCCTCCACTTGGCGCTGGCCCGCTGGTTGTTGTTCCCCCATCACCAGTAGGAGCTGGATTGCCGCCGCCACCAGTCGCTCCCCCGCCAGCCGAAGTCTCGCCACATTCTGCAGCGTATGGCAAGGCACGTGAGATCTGATTTCTGATGCTGGGCTTGCCTACGGCCTGAACATAAAGCGTGTAGTTGCCCGTGGAAGGAGAATACTTACACAGGTCCAGAGAGTGCTGCTGCACCGGCACCCCATCGAGCTGCATCAGATTCTGCCCGTCATTGCTGATGTAGACCTTATAGAAAAACACGGTGCTCTCATCGCCAGAAACGTTCCAGGAGAGGGTATTTCCCTGCAGATCAGCTGCAACCGTCAGGCAGTTGTCGATTCCAGTTTCGATTTCCGTGGCCTCTTCGTAGTCATTCCAGGTCACCAGCTGCAAAGCAGGAAGCTGACGATTAGTACTGTAAAGACTGTTGACCTCGTCAAAAGTTTGTAACCATGTCTTGCCACACTGCTGCTGCATGACGCGATTCGAGCCCCAGGCGGCCAGAGTGTCGTTAAACCCCTTGTACGTTCCTCCCACGGTTTCGCTATTCGCCGCCGAATTTCCCGCTAGATAAAAATTGTTGAGGTATCCCAAGCCATAGTCACTAGTGGTCGGAATAACCCATGCATACGCTCCGCCACTAAGCTCGTGGCTAAAGCCGCCAGCATTTTGGAAGATGAACATGGGCTTGACGTCGAGACTCGCATTGACCGAATCCCAGTTGATGCTGTAGGAGTCAGCAATCCCGAAGTCTGCAACCACCGGCTTGCCACTCACTCGCAGGTAAGCTGGGGATGGAAAATAGTTTTGCTCCACATAGCGAAGGTCACTGATGAAAGACTGCTCAGGATTGCAACCCGCACAAGGAAACCAGCGGATCGCTCCCTGGTCCACCATAATGGCGAACGTGAAGCCAGGATGGGCCTCGGCTTCCACCATTACCGCGCGCGTGGCTTGGTCAATTGAATTCCCTGGGCCATACCAGTCAATGATCACACCATCAATTCCGCGTCCTATCATGTCCTGGATTTGGCGTTTCACCTGCGCAGGATCGGCTGAGTCGTAGCCTACGTTCATGTGATTCGATCCTCCGAACCACAGCAGCAAGTGGGCGTAGACTTTGGTGCTAGCTCCCGCATAGAGCAGGGAGTGGACATCCGCTTTGCTGACATTTGCGCCTCCCAAATTTCCGTTCGATTGGCTGGTGAAACCGGGAGCGGCACTGGTGTTGCTGTTGGTTTCCCAATAAAGGGTAGTAGTGGGCGTGATTACCAGGTTTCCGGCGAAGCTGAAAATCGGCAGTAAGGGAATACACACAAAGAGGATGAGAATTTTGTACCGACGCACGTTGGTCCTCGCGGAGGCGGGAGGGCGCCTTCTTGAGGTCCGCCTAGCTTGCAGCCATCATCGCCAGGTGAAAACGAGCACACCTGTAGCTGGACGTGGCTTTCATTGGCTCACGGCAGAAGAGCTACTTCTTGCGGCCGATCAAGCGGTGAGTTCCAGGGCTTCGGGACAAGCCTCGCAGCAGGTTTAACGTGCGCAATTCCCTGCCGCGATGAGAAGGGAGAACCGTGGCCTCTACACACCGGCACTCAGCCCAAGCTGCCAAATGCAAGCTATCTGAGGATCCACATACCGACGCGAAGCGAGCTTCGGATGGGGATCTCGCTTCAAGCCCAAGTCTGAGTCAGCCTACGTGCCGCCTATGGCGACCACCGCCCTCAAGCAGCTCTCCTAGCCGGCACAGCCAGAAAGCTTCCTCTCGTACGCATGGACTTGAAAAATTGGCGCGAGTATATCCTCTCAATCCCGTTATCAGCAACGGAGAAAATGGGGCGAACTGTGAAAACCGTGTGGATAAGCAATTGTCCAGACGATCGGTTCGGCTTGAACTTCAGTGACTTGCACATAATGTGCAAGATTTTGCAGCGAACGCTTGCCCGCCCGCCTTCACCTCAGGCACCCCAGGTTAAGCAAGAGGAGAGTGGAAATGAGAACAGTTTCCGGGCCGGAGAAGTGGGCTCTGCCGATGTTGGGATTGCTTTTTGTCTCTTCGGATGTCAGGGACTGACGACTCCTGGTAGCCAGGAAGCCGGCACCGGTACCCAAATCCTGCAGGCCTCTGTGAATTACATCGTGTTCATGGTTCAGGAAAATCTCTCTTCAGTAGCCTACCGTTCAGGCCCGGGCTCGATTTTTTCAGAAGAAGCTTTTTCCATGGAAATGCTGCGAGCCGCGTAGTGTATTCCGTCAAATTCGGCCGAGACGTTAACCATGTCACCTTCGTGGAGGCGCTTCGCTAACGTTATTTGCGAAGGCTCAATGTTGATCTCGTAATTCTTGTCGTCGCTCGAATTGGTGACTGCCATCAGGTTCGTGCGCAGATTCAAATACGTCACACGCCCATAAAAGGTGTATAGCCCGCCACGATCAGCGAGAATCGAGATCTCCTCCACTCGAGCGTAACCCGCCGGGTCCGGGTGGAACTTGTACGAAACGAGCGCACCTGGTTGCAGGTCGCGTGCAGATCCAATTTTGTCCCCTCGGCGAATCACGGTTGCAGGACTGACGCGTAGTTTAATCGGCTCGAGGGCCAGAGAATCGCGCACGGTAAACTCGCCGCTGCTGGGATCGTATCCAGCCAACTGCCCGCTGCCCTGTCCCCCTCCAGAGTGTGCCTGCACGTGAATTGCTTTCGCATAGATTCTGGACTCCACCAGCATCGTATCGGCATAGATACGATCTCCGCGGTGGAGAATCACTCGGTTCGACCTGGTGCCATCCTGAAAGATTGCTGTGCGCGGGTCAAAGAACAGCTTCAGGCTCTTATTCTGTCCAAACGGACGCAACATGAGTTGGTCGCGGATCTGATCCACCTGGATAACAGTACCGCCAATCAGAGTTGCCTTCTTCGGGGGCAAAGGACTCAATTCTGGCAACAGCGCGACGATATCGGATTCCGTGGCGTTGCTGCGATCCGGCAAGTCGGAGACATCAGCAGCTGATCTCGGATTCTCAGCGGGTTTCGTAGTGCTTGAAGTTGCGGCTGTGGGTGGCATCTGCGGCGACCTCGACGGCAGGGGCGAAACCTGGGCCATCACCGCCGCACTCAGTAGACACACTAAAAGAAGGCTCCTCATGGCGGTTCTTCGATGCGGTTTGCAGTTCCCGAGTGGCCTTGGGAAGAGCGGCACGGCGGTCCTGACTGGGCAACCTGATCCAGGTATTCGCATCAAAACACTGGTTTTGGCAAAGCTCACGGCTAAGCAGAAGGAAAGCAGAGGAGGTCATAGGTGTCGGTCAAAGGGAACTATTTCCGCGGCGCTGTGAACGTAATCTTCGCGGCACTACTCCTATGCGGCCATGGATTTGGTGGCGACCTGAGAATCACTCTGCCCAAGCGCAGCAAACCAACCCCGGTCCAGCAGCTTAATCGCGAGGGAGTGGCCGCAATTGAGAAGCACCACTTCGACAAAGCCAGAACGCTTTTCTACAAAGCTTATCTCATCGATCCTGACGATCCATTCACACTCAACAACCTGGGATACATTTCCGAGCTCGAAGGCAAGGTCGAAGCTGCGACGAAGTATTACAACCTGGCATCAGCACTCGCCACCCAAGCCGTGATCGATCGCGCTACCTCGGACCGACTGAAAGGAAAGTCGATCGACGAAGCCATTAATAAAGTAGCTGATCCCATGATGCAGGCCAATCGCGGGAACCTGCAGGCAATTCTTTTGCTCTCGCGCGGACGCGCGGTGGAAGCCGATCGTTTATTGCAGACGATGCTGGCTGCCCATCCGCACAGTCCCTTCGCGCTGAATAACATGGGTGTGGCCAAGGAGATGCAGGGCAATCTGGAGCAGGCTGTGCGGTATTACGACGCTGCCGCTCGTGAACGCTCGGACGACTCTGCGATCGTCACTCTTGATCGTGGCTCAAGGGGGAAGCCTATCAGCGAGATGGCTGCCAACAGCGCCAAACGGGTTCGCGACGAATTGAAGAAAGAAGACGCAGAATCGAAAGCAGCGCGACTGAGCTTGCAGGGAGTTATCGCTGCGAACCACAACGATCTCGAAAGCGCCCAGCGTTATTTCCAACGCGCATATGCTTTGAATCCTAACGACGCCTTCACCTTGAACAATATGGGATATGTCTCAGAATTGGCAGGAGACAAAGAAACCGCCGAAGACTTCTATGAAAGGGCCAAAACCGCCGATCGTGCAGGGCGGCGCGTTGGCATCGCCACTCGCGCATCAGTTGAAGGTCAAAAGCTGGAGCGCGTAGCTTCCGGAAATGACCAGCAAATGGAAGCCGGCCTTGAGGAAGAACGCGAGGCCAGACGTCAGGAGAAAACGCCCCTGCAGCTGCTACGCCGCAACAACGAGCCAGCCACTTCACCCCAAGCCGCGGAGCCAAAGCCGCAGAATTAGCTAAGCCTGCTTGTTTAGCTATCCAAGAGTTAGGTGTCAGGGCTCCTTCCAGCTGTTCATTCGGCTGGACAGGCCCGGCTCTGCAGCATGCGGTTGATGTCCGATTCTGGATCATAGGGGATGTGCTTCACCTTGTTTTTGGCATAGCGCCACAGGGTGGTCATGTTGGTTTCGTACCAGCAGCATTCGCGCATTCGTGAAGAGAAGCCACATATGAAGCGGAAGCTCTGCAGAGCTATCGGGGAAACCAGCATGGCTGCTGCCATCCGGTGGTTGCCATCAAGAATGGTGATAGGACTCTGCTCACTGTCGCCGATGAACAGGATGGCGGAATATCCCGAGGGTTCCTGCAACCGTCGCCCCAGACGTCGCAATTCCGCCAGGAACTCCTGATAGGAACGCTTCAGCCCTCCCCCATGAATGCGTTCTACAATGTCCAGCAAGTAAAAACTGCCGTGCGCAATCCGCCGCCAATGAGCCCTGGGAAACACTCGCACTCTCTCCAACTCGGGACCAGCCAGGTCCACCTCATACCACTCTGTATCGGGCGGTAACTCACGCCACATTGCCCCGCGTCGCAGGAACAGTAACGCCCGCCGCAGTTCATTCTCTTCCTGGCTTGAAAGATCCGGATTGCTGACAATCGATCCCAATCGCTGCCGATAAGGGTCGAATTCAGGATGATGAAATTCATTTCTCAGAAATTCCGCAATCACTTCGGGCTCACACAAACGCCCGCGCTTGCGAATTCGATTGACCACGCCGACAGGCATCGCCTCGACGGCAATGGTAAGACTCGACCTGACAAATGGCAGCAACACCATTATCAATAGCAGC comes from Terriglobales bacterium and encodes:
- a CDS encoding DUF892 family protein → MEGLIEEGSKEMKRYSSPNVRDAAIIASAQRVEHYEIAGYGCVRTFASLMGESEAASLLEQTLNEVS
- a CDS encoding DUF892 family protein, with amino-acid sequence MKSGSLRELYVDQLRDLYDAEKQLVKALPKLADAASSDELRSALEEHLQITKQQVERLEQIFEKMGEKSKSKEMRRNGRPD
- a CDS encoding sigma-70 family RNA polymerase sigma factor, whose translation is MSTLEVNATPMTDDGSAATQFESDIQLVQRAQKGDADAFATLFHLHKSRVYSLCLRMTHNTAEAEDLAQDAFMQVFRKLSTFRGDSALSTWLYRVAVNTVLMHFRKKGLRQVSLDESSNQEAPQVAREYGTQDKRLSSCVDRLALARAIQKLPAGYRTIFLLHEIHGYEHQEIARILKCSVGNSKSQLHKAKLRMRELLGGSRETESSRKPRIGRRIRPITERALAASLARLRSAGKWPFKEKEKDANDSPLFALDAATSRLAESRL
- a CDS encoding STAS domain-containing protein, which translates into the protein MRARTAVVVTPMPEVLNLKQAQILMREILPFLKADRPRLIFDFTHVRQIDTAGLDMLLRCLKTVMKRDGDLKLASLSPQAEVVLELTRVDRLFETFPTTTDAVRSFGCSEPEYETTSGLAEGTLCGESMQAEKLPAENLVPQLRVS
- a CDS encoding thymidylate kinase, which codes for MKKAPHSANQHDGWRRLMLLSFSGIDGAGKTTQIQQLHSRLSQAGFRICKLSFWDDVAVLSRFREGITHRLFGSEKGVGAPGLPVERRDKNLRAWYLTLSRHWLYLLDALHLCWIVRRLQAADIDVLIFDRYIYDELANLPLRSHVARLYLQFVNRIVPAPDVAYLLDVEPSLAQQRKPEYPVKFLCENRQCFLEMALSLENMKVIRASGVDEAQDQIMQMLTDSDLRRQELCSQSTLRP
- a CDS encoding glycosyltransferase; the protein is MRICLVSTFPPSRGGLNEYGFHIAHELQQNPLLSVTILADQLPAPQPELDGFSVIRCWSFDDPLSPVKLLRSIREVNPDVVWFNLLFTTFGHNPLAAFLGLITPALARMAGYWTHITLHHLMDTIDLADAGVRFPRIYRLGGAVVTQMLLAANSVSVLMPAYRRLLRTRYGGSHTKLRAHGILCPIPEFPDYSQRGNPIHRVLAFGKWGTYKRVEHLIEAFRLLKTMVPNVKLIIAGGDHPRTPGYIASVAQQFQDDPTVEFTGYVSEEDIPSLYKQSTVLVLPYSSSAGASGVAHLASAYGVPIISADLRDFREMSEEEGMAIEFYELGNSHDLANRLATLIQSPEMQRRMAMQNFRVALHMTMPQVIFSYLHSFQVEQEMKNQESLVRLRRLPRWFPARAWIGRTIAKRGLIARASSPQLLRAGRSLALMDGEHGGSRPLDLAGVPANGNGVIGRITLNDGALLSTLAPAGAEQEPQ
- a CDS encoding tetratricopeptide repeat protein, whose protein sequence is MSVKGNYFRGAVNVIFAALLLCGHGFGGDLRITLPKRSKPTPVQQLNREGVAAIEKHHFDKARTLFYKAYLIDPDDPFTLNNLGYISELEGKVEAATKYYNLASALATQAVIDRATSDRLKGKSIDEAINKVADPMMQANRGNLQAILLLSRGRAVEADRLLQTMLAAHPHSPFALNNMGVAKEMQGNLEQAVRYYDAAARERSDDSAIVTLDRGSRGKPISEMAANSAKRVRDELKKEDAESKAARLSLQGVIAANHNDLESAQRYFQRAYALNPNDAFTLNNMGYVSELAGDKETAEDFYERAKTADRAGRRVGIATRASVEGQKLERVASGNDQQMEAGLEEEREARRQEKTPLQLLRRNNEPATSPQAAEPKPQN